In the Calditerricola satsumensis genome, GAGGGCGCGGCGTTTTCGTTTTACTGGCCCTCTTTTTTGTATTTTGGGTCAAGGCTCAGCCACTGCCCGCAGAACATGCATTGATCGGTTTTCCCGAGCAGTTTCGTGACCTTTTCGCACTTCGGGCAAACCACCTGCACCGCGCGCATGGAGAGCACGCCGGCCCAGAAGTAGATCGCCGAACTGGACAGGACGATCAGGAACCCGAGAACCATAAACAGGGCCATCAGCGTCATGGACGCTTTGAAGAGGAGGCCCAAGTACATGACCGCGATGCCGATAAAGATGACGACCCAGGCC is a window encoding:
- a CDS encoding YgzB family protein encodes the protein MLFSNKLNKLRTLAWVVIFIGIAVMYLGLLFKASMTLMALFMVLGFLIVLSSSAIYFWAGVLSMRAVQVVCPKCEKVTKLLGKTDQCMFCGQWLSLDPKYKKEGQ